A DNA window from Limanda limanda chromosome 6, fLimLim1.1, whole genome shotgun sequence contains the following coding sequences:
- the LOC133002867 gene encoding uncharacterized protein LOC133002867, with protein MRGMGLSVFPVPLHKMVFNCGLVKGEVVMGVRPALPIEGVEVIVGNDLAGSSVWAGTQPNPIPPIVTSSPCVTGEPDESAQRFPGVFTACAVTRAMGRAESGPEPASEQEGAEERVPIPNSLLSVSRSGLVAEQRADSSLSQLFDLVLTTEEGRSAASGYLLQDKLLLHAWINLSNFMWMQVM; from the exons ATGCGAGGTATGGGTTTGAGTGTGTTCCCTGTCCCACTGCATAAGATGGTGTTCAACTGTGGGTTGGTCAAAGGTGAGGTGGTCATGGGCGTGCGGCCGGCATTGCCCATTGAGGGCGTGGAGGTCATAGTGGGAAATGACCTGGCAGGTAGCAGTGTGTGGGCGGGAACTCAGCCAAATCCCATTCCTCCAATAGTGACATCCTCACCCTGTGTTACAGGAGAACCCGATGAGAGTGCTCAGCGCTTTCCTGGGGTGTTTACTGCCTGTGCAGTGACACGGGCTATGGGCCGTGCAGAGTCGGGGCCTGAACCTGCATCTGAGCAGGAGGGGGCAGAAGAGAGGGTGCCTATTCCTAACTCTCTTTTGTCCGTTTCTCGCAGTGGCTTAGTGGCGGAGCAGAGAGCTGATTCCTCGCTGAGCCAACTGTTTGACTTGGTTCTCACCacggaggaaggaaggagtgcTGCTAGTGGGTACTTGCTTCAGGACAAGTTGCTG CTCCATGCATGGATCAACCTTTCCAACTTCATGTGGATGCAGGTGATGTAA